In Myotis daubentonii chromosome 6, mMyoDau2.1, whole genome shotgun sequence, a genomic segment contains:
- the POLR1H gene encoding DNA-directed RNA polymerase I subunit RPA12: MDLAGNGSSFQSDLDFCPDCGSVLPLPGTQDAVTCTRCGFSIHVRDLEGKVVRTAVVFHKLGTATPVSMEAGPELQGPVVDRRCARCGHEGMAYRTRQMRSADEGQTVFYTCTRCKFQEKEDS, from the exons ATGGACCTCGCCGGCAACGGCTCCAGCTTCCAGTCGGATCTGGATTTCTGTCCGGATTGCGGCTcagtcctgcctctgccaggCACTCAGGATGCAGTCACCTGTACCCGCTGCGGCTTCTCCATCCACGTGCGAG ACTTGGAGGGGAAGGTGGTGAGGACCGCAGTCGTGTTCCACAAGCTGGGCACAGCCACGCCCGTGTCGATGGAGGCCGGCCCCGAGCTCCAGGGGCCAGTG GTGGACAGGCGCTGCGCCCGCTGCGGTCACGAGGGGATGGCTTACCGCACCCGGCAGATGCGCTCCGCCGACGAGGGCCAGACCGTCTTCTACACCTGCACCCGCTGCAA